CAGTTTCATAACGGTCACGTTCCCAATTTCTGGGATCACCGGGAAAAGCGTAGCCCTCAGGGGCGACCCTGTTTTTCCATGAATGGATGCGCCACTTGCGCAACTCTTCATTGTCTTCCTCGGCCGGCATCATTGAAATATACTGGGCAATACGCACCTTGTTCTTTGATTTGTTCGGTCGAATGCCATGCGGCTGAAGGCTGTTGAAAATGAGCAGGTCCCCTGCTTCCAAGGAAACTTTCACAATTTTGTCTTCCAACCCAGAAATATCGGGCTGAAAATGGTCGCGGTCTTTGGGTTGGGTCTGCTTCCATTTATCATAATTGCGGTAAAGCCATGGAATGCACTGAAAACCCCCCATATTTTCATCGAGCTGGTCGGCCAGTGCAAGAACCCCCTGCACATTTTGGGGCTTGGTCTCAGGGTCATAGTCCCAGTGGATAAAGCCTTTCTGTTCAAATCCCGGACGGTTGGGGAAATTTAGATTGGCCCTGTCAATGGTGACCCACAATTTTTCAGTGCCCCAGATATCGACAAAGGCATCATAGATTCGTTGGGTCTGGCGGTTGTTCCAGAGCAGCTGGTGGTTATAGACCTCGACCATCCCGGTACCTATCAATTCTTTCATCTGCATTTCTGCCCTTGGGGCCGTGTACCAAGTGCTTGGGTCGTTGGGGTCTTTTTCTTCAAACTCCCACAGAAAATCGGCCGTGGCCTTGGCCTGCTGCTTCGAAACGGCATTTTTGATAATGATGTAGCCGTTCTTGATCCAAAAATCCCAGTCCGCTTCAGAAAGTACGCGAAGGCGTTTGCCGTTTGAACGGTCGTTCAGTTTTTTCTTGCTGCTAGTGGCGGTTGAAGGGTTACCAGGTATTTCTTCATGGGCCTTGTTGGCCATTTCTATTTTCGAATTGGTCTGTTGCATAACATTGAGTATTGAAGATTTATAAGTAAAACTACTGGTACCAGTATGAAATCGCTACTGTAATATTGACCTATATTTGAATTATATTGACTTTTTTTGATTTTTTGGTAGTGTTTTGATTCAATATTGGTAAATTATAATCGTGAAAGTTCAACTTGAGACTATTGCTGAGAAAACAAATTCTCCCTTTCGACTGCTGCACAGTCCGAGGTTGAGCGATTTGTTCTATTGGCATTTCCACCCAGAATACGAGTTGGTCTACATTGAGGGGGCCAGCGCCACCAGACATGTTGGCAACCACATCTCACAATACAGTGAAAGTGACTTGGTGTTGATAGGCTCGAATATTCCGCACCTCAACTTTGATTATGGGGTGGCCACCGAATACACACATGAGGTGTTGCATATTAAGACGGATATAAAAAAGGAGGTCTTTGACAAGTATCCTGAAATGGGGGCTATCAAAAAGTTATTGCAAATGGCGCAATATGGCATTGCTTTTCATGGTGATACAAAACGCTGCATTGGGGCCCTTATGAAACAATGGCACCAGATGGACGGTTTTAGTTTTTTTACCAGTGTACTCGATGTATTGAACAGCCTTTCGAAAAGCACTGAATTTGAGCTCTTGCACACTTCGCCCTATATCAACAGGTTTAAGCAACGTGACCAAGAGCGGCTACGAACAATCCATACTTTTTTGGAAAACCGGTATGCCACCAAGGTCACCATCGATGAGGTAGCCGAAAAATGCAATTTGGGGCGGGAAGCCTTTTGTCGGTACTTCAAAAAAGAAACGGGCAGCACCTTTATCACGTTTTTGAACCAATATCGAATCAGCCATGCCAAGCGGCTATTGTTGGCGGGCAAAACGGTGACCGAGGCCTGTTTTGCCTGTGGGTTTGAAAGCCTGTCTTATTTCAACCGAACGTTTAAGGCCGTCAGCGAGGAAACACCCTCAAATTTCAAAAAACGGCATCGTTCTGTAAAAGTTTGAAAGAACCCACATATTGGGCAATTCGAGGCACTTGCCAAAATTAAAACTTCAAGGTAATTGCTGTT
This portion of the Flagellimonas lutaonensis genome encodes:
- a CDS encoding helix-turn-helix domain-containing protein, which translates into the protein MKVQLETIAEKTNSPFRLLHSPRLSDLFYWHFHPEYELVYIEGASATRHVGNHISQYSESDLVLIGSNIPHLNFDYGVATEYTHEVLHIKTDIKKEVFDKYPEMGAIKKLLQMAQYGIAFHGDTKRCIGALMKQWHQMDGFSFFTSVLDVLNSLSKSTEFELLHTSPYINRFKQRDQERLRTIHTFLENRYATKVTIDEVAEKCNLGREAFCRYFKKETGSTFITFLNQYRISHAKRLLLAGKTVTEACFACGFESLSYFNRTFKAVSEETPSNFKKRHRSVKV
- a CDS encoding phytanoyl-CoA dioxygenase family protein; the encoded protein is MQQTNSKIEMANKAHEEIPGNPSTATSSKKKLNDRSNGKRLRVLSEADWDFWIKNGYIIIKNAVSKQQAKATADFLWEFEEKDPNDPSTWYTAPRAEMQMKELIGTGMVEVYNHQLLWNNRQTQRIYDAFVDIWGTEKLWVTIDRANLNFPNRPGFEQKGFIHWDYDPETKPQNVQGVLALADQLDENMGGFQCIPWLYRNYDKWKQTQPKDRDHFQPDISGLEDKIVKVSLEAGDLLIFNSLQPHGIRPNKSKNKVRIAQYISMMPAEEDNEELRKWRIHSWKNRVAPEGYAFPGDPRNWERDRYETAKLSPLGEKLLGLKDW